The following DNA comes from Papaver somniferum cultivar HN1 chromosome 4, ASM357369v1, whole genome shotgun sequence.
cacgctgcatcatggaagcatatgtttccaaccagagaagcggTTCCCGAACCCCAACCTcacctggaaagcacgattgatagatggaactggggactcctaaccattgttcgcttgaagggtgtccattttgacagcacactgattaacgcagccgctcctcttcaacatCCTCCAACAGTGACTCCGCTTTAACGatcactccgacagccgctctgcttcaacgctcgctccagcagccgctccgtttcagcaTTCTATACATAAGCTTCTCtaggatccgaagacgaggcgtcagcgttcggcttcttaagtttcaacatcttctccaaaaGCCGAAGCTGCTTTaacgacgcttcttcctgcaaagggtcgtaccaccatgctccccatgtcaaggatcatgatcacagccaaccaatcttcgtagccatggacagtttgctcgcttacgtatccagccaatccttttacttccacggaagcctgtacaactccagccaatccttttacttccacgtaTGCCCATACAATttcagccaacctactttgttaccacgacaatgtagtctcttctgattacatctgctaccaagaattgttgccgctcatttgttgataccagtcagagcttcaccacagcagcaatcactacaaatatgaaaacatgtaaaccatacttgaggactgaggatatacacggaatcccttcactgtcaaagctcagaagacacagtcaaccaaaaggtcatagccgcaacaaggtcatctactcttcaagggtgcagcacaagaatatcatcacctctctgtctagaagactccttcaacactttacgaggccgcggaggatcccaagcctgctcagaggaaaacaacttcataaactgaagaaaaatgcgactggggacttctcttcacagtccatcgacgaccatcaaagactcatgagataactccagagacgcggttgaaacattttcttgaagaaacaaagggagccatgataaacaacataactctctcattcctacatcttctctatccagaatatttcatccatgcgatattctgagcatcccagcgtcacatccataagagtacgataagcttgtatcaaatcacgtggacgtggattcaaggcgatgcaatgaaaataggatacacatggggactaacagcatgagacgctttcactaccctcaaccaggttatttctgatttcaacatcattacTGTCGAAGTTTCGcgagccgcaggaatttatcaacacgaagccgtacatgtacaccgaagacttcaagagcacgccacaaagatacattcacatattcatccatgccatcgggtcaaaccgaagtataactgggaacttcttaccacatctaattccatacgatagtccaaaattcagaagatggtttgaaggatgtcgcttggaacaaagtcctggaagacttgatagcagcatatTGGCAACGGAACGTCTTCCTATTTCATCCGCGGGTGCCAGAAGTTtttgaccatacaagcattcacagcacatcatcatcatgaGCAGAAGgttcaggcactgaacaacctaaagccgaggatggaCTGACACCGCAACCataatctccaagattaaccctgacatgatcgtttccgagcatatattccatccatccgtcccaagaatgcaatggagtttggtaaattttggaatccactggagagacactgcagacaaaagcgcggatacaaacgagcaacagaaaacagaagaaggtcaatacctcttttcatacggacggagtttctagagttttgcacagaataaagttaccttcttgctccatgaacgggaacagatgACTCGGCGGGACTATGCTActccgggcccgcaacatccctcctgaattcttcatgagtttcactgtcgggccgttttcacctcttaaatgagctcaaaacctaaatattctcgcttaaaaagataggaaattcttttccggtaagatggaggggcggaccgtcaaaatccgagttcgtacgagaattctacaacgattttagtaaggagcgctaattagggtttcatcatcccaaaccctgatttcgtcaaagttgccaggcgccatcactaccatttgataaccgaagttccagcgtcatcaccgtcgtttggtagccgaagttctgaaaccagtttacaccattctgcggactgaagacagtttccaccattccgctgaccgaaACCAGTTTCTCTCATtacaagccgaccaacgcctgcggctcccattccaagccgaccaacgcctgcgactcccgttccaagccgaccaacgcctgctgCTCtcgttccaagccgaccaacgcctgtggctcccattccaagccgaccaacgcctgtggctcccattccaagccgaccaacgcctgcggctcccattccaagccgacaatctacatctcaccacttcacggtctagccagaaacaccacaagtagaatctatgcaagtccGCCAACACgaaaatcacgaactctccttacctctcgaaaaaggttagtcgtgTCTTCTAGatcatcttttcacgacttgtcatttcgattttgtcctcgcctgtcaccatcttatgcttacctcgcaacaattctcctgttccgagctaagcaggggacttaatgttaatggtggtttttagcttagggttaaaatcataaacccttacatctgacatgacgtcactaggaccactagagcatttattgaatcattcaacacgcctatttaagaattaccagggtacctttttttttacatgggtcatgatccacggcagaacccttaacactgactgacatcatctatgccaaaccctaattatcatgctaccgcgccaaggcatgccaaccatgccatccgcaccactgtgtcaatggcagaccatgccagccacaccactgtgccaatggcataccatgccggccacatctccgctccaaggcatgccaaccatgctaggcgcaccactgcgccaatggcatgccatgccagccgcacctcctccccaaggcatgccagccgcaccacatgtgccaatggcatgccaaccaccttgttgcgccataccatgtcggccttccctatacggcgaccaaaacgaaggcgtgcgacgatcaacggccacccttacatcttagatgcaaatcttagccgtccaaggtcgccaaaaaacgcatggtaacctttggcccaaaccctagttttggccacgccaaaccgcgccaaggcatgccatgccacatgtgtcaatggcatgccaaccaccttgccgcgccataccatgtcggccttccctatgcggctaccaaaatgaaggcgtgcgatgatgaacggccacccttccatcttagatgcaaatcttagtcgtccaaggtcgccaaacaacgcatggtaacctttgtcccaacgcaaaaaccctagtttggtcgtgcctaaaccacgacaaggcatgccgaccatgccacatgtaccaatggcatgccgcgccatccaccttgtcgcgcctaagtcatgccatgccggccttcccttcacggatgCCAAAATGAAggagtgcgacaatcaacgaccacccttccatcttagatgcaaatcttagccgtccaaggtcgccaaaaacgcatggtaacctttggcccaacgccgaaaccctagtttggccgcgcgctaaaccacgccaaggcatgccgaccaagccacatgtgccaatggcatgccgcgccacccACCTTGcggcgcctaagccatgccatgccggccttctctacacggcttccaaaacgaaggcgtgcgacaatcaacaaccacccttccatcttagatgcaaatctcagccgtccaaggtcaccaaccaacgcatggtaacctttgtcccaatgccaaaaccctagtttggccgcgcctacaccatgccaaggcattccgaccatgccacatgtgccaatggcatgccgcgccatccatcttgccgcgcctaagccatgccggccttcccttcacggctaccaaaatgaaggcgtgcgacactcaacggccacccttctatcttaaatgaaaatctcagtcgtccaaggtcaccaaccaacacatggtaaccttgggcccaacgccaaaaccctagttttggtcacgcccaaaccgcgccaaggcatgccgtccatgccacatgtgccaatggcatgacaaccacctttccgcgccataccatgccggccttccctatgcggttaccaaaacaaaggcttgcgacgaccaatggccatccttccatctaagatgcaaatcttagccgtccaaggtctccaaccaagatgcatggtaaactttggccaaaaaccctagttttggtcacgcccaaaccgcgccaaggcatgtcggccatgccacatgtgccaatggcatgctatccaccttgccacgccataccatgccggccttcgctatgcggttaccaaaacaaaggctggcgacgatcaacggccatccttctatctaagatgcaaatcttagtcgtccaaggtcgccaaccaacgatggtaacctttgtcccaaggccaaaacctttgttttggccacgcccaaaccgcgccaaggcatgccagccatgctacatgtgccaatggcattccaaccaccttgccacgccataccatgccggccttccctatacggctaccaaaagaaaggcttgcgaagatcaacggccacttttccatctaagatacaaatcttagccgtccaaggttaccagctaacgcatggcaacctttggcccgacgccaagccctagtttggtcgcgcccaaacagagccaaaaccctaacttttggccgcgtccaaactaggccatattaaagccgtacagGCCATACTTTCattcactggctaccaaacgaagggtagaaataatcaacggctacccttcctctcaagatgtaaaatctcgaccgaaggtcaccaccgagccggcaagtctcccaagctcaacttgccgaacaacaacatgatacatgttttccatgaaaacactcgagacatcaacacatgtcacaaactgggggatgctcattgggtattggtttggcggtttacagcgtgtggtgtacactatgcccgttataagacaAAGTTAtagggatgaggcggttagtaaatacatggagtaatggtgaaacgctttcttttatggaatatcaattccaggcgttaccggttaccacctcctcccatttactcatccgttttccatttcttacgagaacacacttcgaattgtataaataggtcttacctatttccaccgaacaacaagttcaggccaggaggatacaacactcggaaaatatttgctagctttccatctgttagcttcccactttctgatacaagtcgtgaaacaactacttttccagaatcaactattctggtctcaacactctcttcgcttccttccccaaaaccaacctttttccttcactttgtaaccgaagcaagtctggaacgaccatttcttggtttaggacggatttgtacagattgatctctcgaatctaaagtactcccttgcagtacattgtttagggtttaaactcgtttctcacccacacacccgaaattaccaaaatcatcagaaatcgttttcatcctcaaacaaCTAGAAATGTGGGACTATTGTACTTCTAAACGCCCCATCACGTGTAAGGCACGTGCACTTACGTACGTCATTCGGTCACAGTGGCCAAAAtcgggcctagctctgataccaaattaaaGTCTGCGggtttccaactcaaaaccaattggcaatgagtggagaggcccttagtatattttaagtttattaaGGGGACATTAACagtgtgggactattatcctcaacacgcccctcacgtgtagcctcgttgggtctaacacgtggacctacgttgTGTGTGGTGACCGTTGGGCCTACTCACACATGGACCTAGCTCCGATACCAAGTACGGGATAGTAACCCTTGCCGTCCTAAtatatactacctccgtcccactataAAGTAGGCCTCTTAataatgggacggagggagtatacgaAAGTAACAAAACCAAAAAATCTGCTTCTAACTTCAGCTTTTCCAGAAGTCCAAGTTAGAAGCAGACCAGAAGTCGAAGTTAGAAGCAGaagttaaaaacaaaactaaattttGCTTCACAAACAGTTAACTTTTCGATTTCTAAAAGTTGTTTTGAAATTTAACGGCCAAATTGACttctaattttttgattttttggagTCAAAAAACTACTTACAAACAGGTGTTATTGTAcattgttggtaagattttgatgAGTGGTAAAGCAATTGCTAGTTATGTACTACTATACTGTGTTGTTTGAGTTAGAGAAACATTCATCTGAACTAATTGCTGTCTTGGGAATAGCTGCAACTACCCACCTCGACGACCGGAAAACTAGCCTTTGCCATCTGCCTCAGCTTCCATGCTTCATTGTTAGTCTCCAAAACAATTCCTTTGAGTCGTTGTTCTTCCACATCCTTCCGCGCGAATTGCGTCTTCGAGGACATGGGTCCTTGTGCTTGGATTTTGGTGGTGACGCTCGACGAACCAGGACTCAGAACAGGAACAATAGTTGCACTCACGGCACTTAAAGGGTGATCAATATGTCTTGCTGCAATGTCCCTTGTCTCTGAACCTAGTGGGATGACTGGAACTAAGCCGGTTCTTGGATGAGACGATCCAGGAAGAAATCTTGGCCAATGCTTCCTTGGGAGGAAAGGCAGGATGAGACCCTTGGCAACGCATTTTACTCCTAGATTGAATGATACATTTTCAAGTTGGGGGAGCTCCAGGAGGCATTTTATTAGCGCATACCACTCGTTGACAACTTGAGCTAAAAAGTTTGTGAATAAGAGAATCAGCATCATAATGCCCATAGTCCTGTCTTCAAAGAAACTCTTGCGTCCCATGTAGATAAATAATCCGAAGATGGCTGCTTCACATAAGAGGGATACGCTCTCTGCGACATGGACCCCTCGTCGAATATACGGTTTGAGACTGAACAGATACAAGAGCTGCACTACTGTCAGAGAAAAGGCTGTAACACTTGTACTTAATCTAGGTGATGAATAAGCTCCAGAAATGAACCCCAAAGTAACTCTTCGCAGAAGGTCTACAATTACATATGCTGATCTCATACAGCCAAGGAGTTTTTTACGTACGGAAATTTTAGGTTCTTCACTGTCTTTGGCTATGTTCACAACCTTCATTCTTCCAATCCCACTTTCACTACTGTAAGTCCACTTGCGTACGTCGTTGGAGTCATTATGATCAACTGAAACTAAAATAGGAGGACCCTTCCTATCCTCGAACAACAACCCAAATCCTGGGAGGAATGATGAAGGCAGGCCTTCCTTGTAGAACCACTTGCCTTGTGTACTATTCCCTATGAACAGATCAAGCATCTTCGTATTCCATGGTTTATTGACATTTCTGTATGTAATTTCCTTGTATTGGACAAAATTACTGGTGAATACTGCAACTATCAAGAATAGGCTGACCGATAAAATAACTGCTACAGGTATAGCTAGGAAAAATGCCCCTGTGATGATTCCTGCAGTTGTATGCCCTATGTAAACGGCAAATAATATCAGTTTACAAAACACTTACGAGGCGTAAATTATCTGACCAGGAAATAGAAGTCTGATACCTCTAAGGACAAATGCTGCTGATTGAGAGATACAAGGGAGGATGAGGATCAGGAGAAAGAGCTCAAATCTTGGTACCGAGAACGTCCAGTGAACAGATGTTCCGGTCCTCCATGTTAGGAAAAGTACAACTAGGAAATGGCTTATTAGTAAACTGCTGCAACCAACTCCAAGCCAGAACAAGTTCATCTCCAAGTCTTCCCATCTGTTTATAGTACAGTCTCGGCATTACAGTTATCTCCATTAGTAAAAGAATATGATAGGGAAGGTTATTACCCGGTATAATTTTCCGCCGTCATAAGATACATTGCGGCTAATGGTTCTTGTCTCTGTCAGAATACGGTGAAGGATTTCGATTCATAAGTTCCTTACAATTTAATTCAGAAACTTAACCATGCACACTAAAAACTCACCATGAAATGAATGAAGTATTCATCAGAATCAAGAGGTTGTCCGTAGGATGTATTTCTTATGCTTACACTTGGTAGCTCTTGCA
Coding sequences within:
- the LOC113274412 gene encoding uncharacterized protein LOC113274412, with protein sequence MNLFWLGVGCSSLLISHFLVVLFLTWRTGTSVHWTFSVPRFELFLLILILPCISQSAAFVLRGHTTAGIITGAFFLAIPVAVILSVSLFLIVAVFTSNFVQYKEITYRNVNKPWNTKMLDLFIGNSTQGKWFYKEGLPSSFLPGFGLLFEDRKGPPILVSVDHNDSNDVRKWTYSSESGIGRMKVVNIAKDSEEPKISVRKKLLGCMRSAYVIVDLLRRVTLGFISGAYSSPRLSTSVTAFSLTVVQLLYLFSLKPYIRRGVHVAESVSLLCEAAIFGLFIYMGRKSFFEDRTMGIMMLILLFTNFLAQVVNEWYALIKCLLELPQLENVSFNLGVKCVAKGLILPFLPRKHWPRFLPGSSHPRTGLVPVIPLGSETRDIAARHIDHPLSAVSATIVPVLSPGSSSVTTKIQAQGPMSSKTQFARKDVEEQRLKGIVLETNNEAWKLRQMAKASFPVVEVGSCSYSQDSN